One part of the Carassius gibelio isolate Cgi1373 ecotype wild population from Czech Republic chromosome B6, carGib1.2-hapl.c, whole genome shotgun sequence genome encodes these proteins:
- the LOC127959938 gene encoding tumor suppressor candidate 2-like, translated as MGGSGSKTKGVWPFSNSGAGGEAPGEVNEQCLARLRGSKNATPFVFTRRSSLYFDEDGDLAHEFYEETVVTKNGRKKAKLKRIQKNLIPQGIIKLDHPRIRVDFPVVLCEI; from the exons ATGGGAGGCAGCGGATCCAAAACCAAAGGAGTCTGGCCTTTTAGCAACTCAGGAGCTGGAGGAGAAGCTCCCGGTGAGGTCAATGAACAGTGTTTAGCACGTCTACGAGGCTCCAAGAACGCAACACCATTTGTCTTTACAAGGAGAAG CTCCTTGTATTTTGATGAAGATGGAGATCTGGCTCATGAATTTTACGAGGAGACTGTGGTGACCAAGAACGGCAGAAAGAAAGCTAAACTGAAGAGGATTCAGAAGAATCTTATACCTCAG GGAATCATTAAGTTGGATCACCCACGAATCCGCGTCGACTTCCCTGTCGTCCTGTGTGaaatataa